In Zingiber officinale cultivar Zhangliang chromosome 1A, Zo_v1.1, whole genome shotgun sequence, a genomic segment contains:
- the LOC122038222 gene encoding heat shock cognate 70 kDa protein 2-like isoform X1: MAGKGEGPAIGIDLGTTYSCVGVWQHDRVEIIANDQGNRTTPSYVAFTESERLIGDAAKNQVAMNPINTVFDAKRLIGRRFTDPFVQSDVKLWPFKVISGPGDKPMIVVQHKGEDKQFFAEEISSMVLMKMKEIAEAYLGTVIKNAVVTVPAYFNDSQRQATKDAGVISGLKIMRIINEPTAAAIAYGLDKKATSVGVNNVLIFDLGGGTFDVSLLTIEEGIFEVKATAGDTHLGGEDFDNRMVNHFVQEFKRKNKKDISGNPRALRRLRTSCERAKRTLSSTAQTTIEIDSLYEGIDFYSTITRARFEELNMDLFRTCMEPVDKCLRDAKMDKCTIHDVVLVGGSTRIPKVQQLLQDFFNGKELCKSINPDEAVAYGAAVQAAILSGEGNEKVQDLLLLDVTPLSLGIETVGGVMAVLIPRNTTIPTNKEQVFTTSADNQSVVSIQVYEGERTRTRDNNLLGKFNLSGIPPAPRGVPQFTVCFDIDANGILNVSAEDKTTGQKNKITITNDKGRLSKEDIEKMVQEAEKYKSEDEEHKKKVETKNALENYAYNMRNTIKGDKIASKLAAADKKKIEDAIEQEIQWLDGNQLAEADEFEDKMKELESICNPIIAQMYQ, from the exons ATGGCCGGAAAGGGTGAAGGTCCCGCTATCGGCATTGACCTCGGAACCACCTACTCTTGCGTCGGCGTGTGGCAGCATGATCGCGTCGAGATCATTGCAAACGATCAGGGCAACCGCACCACCCCTTCCTATGTTGCTTTCACGGAGTCCGAGCGTCTCATTGGCGACGCCGCCAAGAACCAGGTGGCCATGAACCCTATTAACACTGTATTTG ATGCAAAGCGGTTGATTGGAAGGAGATTCACTGATCCATTTGTTCAGAGTGACGTCAAGCTCTGGCCGTTCAAGGTTATCTCTGGTCCAGGTGATAAACCCATGATTGTTGTCCAACATAAGGGTGAGGATAAGCAGTTTTTTGCTGAAGAAATTTCTTCCATGGTCTTGATGAAAATGAAGGAAATTGCTGAGGCCTACCTTGGTACTGTTATAAAGAATGCGGTTGTCACGGTCCCTGCTTACTTCAATGACTCACAGCGCCAGGCCACAAAGGATGCTGGTGTCATTTCTGGCCTCAAAATAATGAGGATAATCAATGAGCCAACTGCCGCTGCTATTGCTTATGGTCTTGACAAGAAGGCTACCAGCGTTGGTGTGAATAATGTCTTGATATTTGATCTTGGCGGTGGAACCTTTGATGTCTCTCTTCTTACAATCGAAGAGGGTATTTTTGAGGTCAAGGCTACTGCTGGTGATACTCATCTTGGTGGTGAGGATTTTGATAACCGCATGGTTAACCATTTTGTCCAGGAGTTCAAGAGAAAAAACAAAAAGGATATCAGTGGTAACCCTAGGGCTCTCAGGAGGTTGAGGACATCATGTGAGAGGGCCAAGAGAACACTTTCCTCCACTGCACAGACTACTATTGAAATTGATTCCTTGTATGAAGGCATCGATTTCTACTCCACCATTACAAGAGCCAGGTTTGAGGAACTTAATATGGACTTGTTCAGGACGTGCATGGAGCCAGTGGACAAGTGTTTAAGAGATGCAAAGATGGACAAGTGCACTATTCATGATGTGGTTCTTGTTGGCGGTTCCACTAGAATTCCTAAAGTACAGCAACTGCTGCAGGATTTCTTCAATGGAAAGGAGCTATGCAAAAGTATCAATCCTGATGAGGCTGTTGCCTATGGTGCTGCTGTTCAGGCTGCTATTTTAAGTGGTGAGGGCAATGAGAAGGTTCAGGACTTGCTTCTTCTGGACGTCACACCTCTCTCGCTTGGTATTGAGACTGTAGGAGGAGTCATGGCTGTTTTAATCCCAAGGAACACCACCATCCCCACAAATAAAGAGCAGGTCTTCACCACTTCTGCCGACAACCAGTCTGTTGTCTCGATTCAGGTTTATGAGGGTGAGAGGACCCGAACCCGAGACAACAATCTACTTGGAAAGTTTAATCTTTCTGGCATCCCCCCTGCGCCAAGGGGTGTCCCTCAGTTCACAGTGTGCTTTGATATTGATGCCAACGGTATCTTGAACGTCTCCGCTGAGGATAAGACTACTGGGCAGAAGAACAAGATTACCATCACTAATGACAAAGGCAGGCTCAGCAAGGAGGATATTGAGAAGATGGTGCAGGAAGCTGAGAAGTACAAATCAGAGGACGAGGAGCACAAGAAGAAGGTGGAAACTAAGAATGCTCTGGAGAACTACGCCTACAACATGAGAAATACGATCAAGGGTGATAAGATTGCATCGAAGCTTGCTGCTGCTGACAAGAAGAAGATCGAGGATGCCATCGAGCAGGAAATTCAATGGCTTGATGGCAACCAGTTGGCAGAAGCAGATGAGTTCGAGGACAAGATGAAGGAGCTGGAGAGCATTTGCAATCCCATCATTGCCCAGATGTACCAATAG
- the LOC122038222 gene encoding heat shock cognate 70 kDa protein 2-like isoform X2, with product MAGKGEGPAIGIDLGTTYSCVGVWQHDRVEIIANDQGNRTTPSYVAFTESERLIGDAAKNQVAMNPINTVFDAKRLIGRRFTDPFVQSDVKLWPFKVISGPGDKPMIVVQHKGEDKQFFAEEISSMVLMKMKEIAEAYLGTVIKNAVVTVPAYFNDSQRQATKDAGVISGLKIMRIINEPTAAAIAYGLDKKATSVGVNNVLIFDLGGGTFDVSLLTIEEGIFEVKATAGDTHLGGEDFDNRMVNHFVQEFKRKNKKDISGNPRALRRLRTSCERAKRTLSSTAQTTIEIDSLYEGIDFYSTITRARFEELNMDLFRTCMEPVDKCLRDAKMDKCTIHDVVLVGGSTRIPKVQQLLQDFFNGKELCKSINPDEAVAYGAAVQAAILSGEGNEKVQDLLLLDVTPLSLGIETVGGVMAVLIPRNTTIPTNKEQVFTTSADNQSVVSIQVYEGERTRTRDNNLLGKFNLSGIPPAPRGVPQFTVCFEKVETKNALENYAYNMRNTIKGDKIASKLAAADKKKIEDAIEQEIQWLDGNQLAEADEFEDKMKELESICNPIIAQMYQ from the exons ATGGCCGGAAAGGGTGAAGGTCCCGCTATCGGCATTGACCTCGGAACCACCTACTCTTGCGTCGGCGTGTGGCAGCATGATCGCGTCGAGATCATTGCAAACGATCAGGGCAACCGCACCACCCCTTCCTATGTTGCTTTCACGGAGTCCGAGCGTCTCATTGGCGACGCCGCCAAGAACCAGGTGGCCATGAACCCTATTAACACTGTATTTG ATGCAAAGCGGTTGATTGGAAGGAGATTCACTGATCCATTTGTTCAGAGTGACGTCAAGCTCTGGCCGTTCAAGGTTATCTCTGGTCCAGGTGATAAACCCATGATTGTTGTCCAACATAAGGGTGAGGATAAGCAGTTTTTTGCTGAAGAAATTTCTTCCATGGTCTTGATGAAAATGAAGGAAATTGCTGAGGCCTACCTTGGTACTGTTATAAAGAATGCGGTTGTCACGGTCCCTGCTTACTTCAATGACTCACAGCGCCAGGCCACAAAGGATGCTGGTGTCATTTCTGGCCTCAAAATAATGAGGATAATCAATGAGCCAACTGCCGCTGCTATTGCTTATGGTCTTGACAAGAAGGCTACCAGCGTTGGTGTGAATAATGTCTTGATATTTGATCTTGGCGGTGGAACCTTTGATGTCTCTCTTCTTACAATCGAAGAGGGTATTTTTGAGGTCAAGGCTACTGCTGGTGATACTCATCTTGGTGGTGAGGATTTTGATAACCGCATGGTTAACCATTTTGTCCAGGAGTTCAAGAGAAAAAACAAAAAGGATATCAGTGGTAACCCTAGGGCTCTCAGGAGGTTGAGGACATCATGTGAGAGGGCCAAGAGAACACTTTCCTCCACTGCACAGACTACTATTGAAATTGATTCCTTGTATGAAGGCATCGATTTCTACTCCACCATTACAAGAGCCAGGTTTGAGGAACTTAATATGGACTTGTTCAGGACGTGCATGGAGCCAGTGGACAAGTGTTTAAGAGATGCAAAGATGGACAAGTGCACTATTCATGATGTGGTTCTTGTTGGCGGTTCCACTAGAATTCCTAAAGTACAGCAACTGCTGCAGGATTTCTTCAATGGAAAGGAGCTATGCAAAAGTATCAATCCTGATGAGGCTGTTGCCTATGGTGCTGCTGTTCAGGCTGCTATTTTAAGTGGTGAGGGCAATGAGAAGGTTCAGGACTTGCTTCTTCTGGACGTCACACCTCTCTCGCTTGGTATTGAGACTGTAGGAGGAGTCATGGCTGTTTTAATCCCAAGGAACACCACCATCCCCACAAATAAAGAGCAGGTCTTCACCACTTCTGCCGACAACCAGTCTGTTGTCTCGATTCAGGTTTATGAGGGTGAGAGGACCCGAACCCGAGACAACAATCTACTTGGAAAGTTTAATCTTTCTGGCATCCCCCCTGCGCCAAGGGGTGTCCCTCAGTTCACAGTGTGCTTTG AGAAGGTGGAAACTAAGAATGCTCTGGAGAACTACGCCTACAACATGAGAAATACGATCAAGGGTGATAAGATTGCATCGAAGCTTGCTGCTGCTGACAAGAAGAAGATCGAGGATGCCATCGAGCAGGAAATTCAATGGCTTGATGGCAACCAGTTGGCAGAAGCAGATGAGTTCGAGGACAAGATGAAGGAGCTGGAGAGCATTTGCAATCCCATCATTGCCCAGATGTACCAATAG
- the LOC122038222 gene encoding heat shock cognate 70 kDa protein 2-like isoform X3, with protein MAGKGEGPAIGIDLGTTYSCVGVWQHDRVEIIANDQGNRTTPSYVAFTESERLIGDAAKNQVAMNPINTVFDAKRLIGRRFTDPFVQSDVKLWPFKVISGPGDKPMIVVQHKGEDKQFFAEEISSMVLMKMKEIAEAYLGTVIKNAVVTVPAYFNDSQRQATKDAGVISGLKIMRIINEPTAAAIAYGLDKKATSVGVNNVLIFDLGGGTFDVSLLTIEEGIFEVKATAGDTHLGGEDFDNRMVNHFVQEFKRKNKKDISGNPRALRRLRTSCERAKRTLSSTAQTTIEIDSLYEGIDFYSTITRARFEELNMDLFRTCMEPVDKCLRDAKMDKCTIHDVVLVGGSTRIPKVQQLLQDFFNGKELCKSINPDEAVAYGAAVQAAILSGEGNEKMVQEAEKYKSEDEEHKKKVETKNALENYAYNMRNTIKGDKIASKLAAADKKKIEDAIEQEIQWLDGNQLAEADEFEDKMKELESICNPIIAQMYQ; from the exons ATGGCCGGAAAGGGTGAAGGTCCCGCTATCGGCATTGACCTCGGAACCACCTACTCTTGCGTCGGCGTGTGGCAGCATGATCGCGTCGAGATCATTGCAAACGATCAGGGCAACCGCACCACCCCTTCCTATGTTGCTTTCACGGAGTCCGAGCGTCTCATTGGCGACGCCGCCAAGAACCAGGTGGCCATGAACCCTATTAACACTGTATTTG ATGCAAAGCGGTTGATTGGAAGGAGATTCACTGATCCATTTGTTCAGAGTGACGTCAAGCTCTGGCCGTTCAAGGTTATCTCTGGTCCAGGTGATAAACCCATGATTGTTGTCCAACATAAGGGTGAGGATAAGCAGTTTTTTGCTGAAGAAATTTCTTCCATGGTCTTGATGAAAATGAAGGAAATTGCTGAGGCCTACCTTGGTACTGTTATAAAGAATGCGGTTGTCACGGTCCCTGCTTACTTCAATGACTCACAGCGCCAGGCCACAAAGGATGCTGGTGTCATTTCTGGCCTCAAAATAATGAGGATAATCAATGAGCCAACTGCCGCTGCTATTGCTTATGGTCTTGACAAGAAGGCTACCAGCGTTGGTGTGAATAATGTCTTGATATTTGATCTTGGCGGTGGAACCTTTGATGTCTCTCTTCTTACAATCGAAGAGGGTATTTTTGAGGTCAAGGCTACTGCTGGTGATACTCATCTTGGTGGTGAGGATTTTGATAACCGCATGGTTAACCATTTTGTCCAGGAGTTCAAGAGAAAAAACAAAAAGGATATCAGTGGTAACCCTAGGGCTCTCAGGAGGTTGAGGACATCATGTGAGAGGGCCAAGAGAACACTTTCCTCCACTGCACAGACTACTATTGAAATTGATTCCTTGTATGAAGGCATCGATTTCTACTCCACCATTACAAGAGCCAGGTTTGAGGAACTTAATATGGACTTGTTCAGGACGTGCATGGAGCCAGTGGACAAGTGTTTAAGAGATGCAAAGATGGACAAGTGCACTATTCATGATGTGGTTCTTGTTGGCGGTTCCACTAGAATTCCTAAAGTACAGCAACTGCTGCAGGATTTCTTCAATGGAAAGGAGCTATGCAAAAGTATCAATCCTGATGAGGCTGTTGCCTATGGTGCTGCTGTTCAGGCTGCTATTTTAAGTGGTGAGGGCAATGAGAAG ATGGTGCAGGAAGCTGAGAAGTACAAATCAGAGGACGAGGAGCACAAGAAGAAGGTGGAAACTAAGAATGCTCTGGAGAACTACGCCTACAACATGAGAAATACGATCAAGGGTGATAAGATTGCATCGAAGCTTGCTGCTGCTGACAAGAAGAAGATCGAGGATGCCATCGAGCAGGAAATTCAATGGCTTGATGGCAACCAGTTGGCAGAAGCAGATGAGTTCGAGGACAAGATGAAGGAGCTGGAGAGCATTTGCAATCCCATCATTGCCCAGATGTACCAATAG